A single region of the Demequina sp. genome encodes:
- the zapE gene encoding cell division protein ZapE, translated as MQTRLVGRRPAVAPAQLVAALTPPPHFAHATFASYAPDPDYPSQATALAAAKGFATGASGRKRVSAGKGLYLDGGFGVGKTHLLTAMAHEVGERAAFGTFLEFTSLVGALGFAPARDALKTFRLVCIDEFELDDPGDTLLMARLMRELADAGVAIAATSNTPPGALGEGRFAADDFRREIQSLASRFTVQTIDGPDYRHRDSLAEVPPASDAEVEGVADLSGGAVEDWGALIADLAQVHPSRYAAYVEGVETLGLRNVAPLADQNQALRLVMLVDRLYDSDVRVVASGEPWGGVFAADMLAGGYRKKYLRALSRLHAMTAGTD; from the coding sequence GTGCAGACTCGCTTGGTTGGCCGCCGACCCGCCGTGGCCCCAGCGCAGCTCGTGGCGGCCCTGACGCCGCCCCCTCACTTCGCCCACGCCACGTTCGCATCGTATGCGCCCGATCCCGACTACCCGTCGCAAGCCACCGCCCTGGCCGCCGCGAAGGGCTTCGCAACCGGAGCGTCGGGCCGAAAGAGGGTGAGCGCGGGCAAGGGCCTGTATCTCGATGGCGGCTTCGGTGTGGGCAAGACCCACCTGCTGACGGCGATGGCGCACGAGGTGGGGGAGCGGGCCGCGTTCGGGACCTTCCTCGAGTTCACGAGCCTCGTGGGCGCGCTCGGCTTCGCGCCCGCGCGCGATGCGCTGAAGACCTTCCGCCTCGTGTGCATCGACGAGTTCGAGCTCGACGACCCGGGCGACACGCTCCTGATGGCGCGCCTCATGCGCGAACTGGCCGACGCCGGGGTCGCCATCGCGGCCACGTCCAATACGCCTCCCGGCGCCTTGGGCGAGGGGCGCTTTGCGGCCGACGATTTCCGGCGGGAGATTCAGTCGCTCGCCTCTCGCTTCACGGTCCAGACCATCGACGGCCCCGACTACCGCCACCGCGATTCACTCGCGGAGGTGCCGCCGGCGTCCGACGCTGAGGTGGAGGGCGTCGCGGACCTCTCGGGCGGCGCGGTCGAGGACTGGGGGGCACTCATCGCCGACCTCGCCCAGGTGCATCCCTCGCGGTATGCGGCGTACGTGGAGGGCGTCGAGACGCTCGGGCTGCGGAACGTCGCGCCCCTCGCGGACCAGAATCAAGCCCTCAGGCTGGTGATGCTCGTGGATCGCCTCTACGACTCGGACGTTCGCGTTGTCGCGAGCGGCGAGCCGTGGGGCGGGGTCTTCGCCGCGGACATGCTTGCCGGCGGCTATCGCAAGAAGTACCTGCGGGCCCTGTCTCGCCTGCACGCGATGACGGCGGGGACGGACTAG
- a CDS encoding MarR family winged helix-turn-helix transcriptional regulator, with protein sequence MGDLSRLTGRQQLARLLAHAERARRTVERVHDVPSAELRLLWLLSDGRERTLKEISDELALEQSTVNRQVGAAEARGHLSRHRADGAPAQLIARTPAGEEAFARASVIQLRALDAGISAVGDDYDLFFDTLERFVTAYDAAATEIEAGN encoded by the coding sequence ATGGGCGACCTGTCGAGACTCACCGGGCGGCAACAGCTCGCTCGCCTGCTCGCCCACGCCGAGCGGGCGCGACGCACGGTCGAGCGCGTTCACGATGTGCCCTCCGCCGAACTGCGACTGCTCTGGCTGCTCTCGGATGGCAGGGAGCGGACCCTCAAGGAGATCTCGGACGAGCTGGCGCTCGAACAGTCCACCGTCAATCGGCAGGTGGGCGCTGCTGAGGCAAGGGGGCACCTCTCGCGCCACCGGGCCGACGGCGCCCCCGCCCAGCTCATCGCCCGCACCCCTGCGGGCGAGGAGGCGTTCGCGCGCGCGTCGGTGATCCAGCTGCGGGCGCTCGACGCAGGGATCTCCGCCGTGGGCGACGACTACGACCTGTTCTTCGACACGCTCGAGCGGTTCGTCACCGCATACGACGCCGCCGCGACCGAGATCGAGGCAGGGAACTAG
- a CDS encoding MFS transporter has product MWVVIVVAFASLCTALMQSLVIPIQGEFAELLNTSASTASWVVTATLLGGAVAMPIAGRLADMIGKKPVLVGSALILVAGSLVCALSSSATLVIAGRVLQGFAMGFIPVAISLVRELSPAHMRNTAVAGVSATLGVGGALGLPLAAWIAQDYNWHILFWVAFGLAAVMTVAVAIVIPHIHDAHPATFDVVGAIGIAVGLVALLVGISKGSSWGWDSATTIGFIAGGLVVLLVWGWYELRHHDPLVDLRTSAQRPILMTNIAALLIGFGMMAMSIVIPQLLQLPVETGNGMGQSVLAAGLWMAPGGLMMMAFAPVSAKMLTRYGGRITLSVGAFVIAGGYLVAILLMNAPWELLVASLIICAGVGIGYAAMPTLILTNAPEEEAASSVGVNALMRSMGTTIAGAVMAAILTGSAIELGSSGVFLPTQSAFHLCFIIGAIAAAAGASVALLARPSSKRADAVEAADEELVAALS; this is encoded by the coding sequence ATGTGGGTCGTGATCGTCGTCGCGTTCGCGTCGCTATGCACGGCGCTCATGCAGTCGCTCGTCATTCCCATCCAGGGGGAGTTCGCGGAACTGCTCAACACCTCGGCGAGCACGGCTTCGTGGGTCGTCACGGCCACGCTGCTCGGTGGCGCCGTGGCGATGCCCATCGCGGGCCGCCTCGCCGACATGATCGGCAAGAAGCCCGTACTCGTGGGCTCTGCTCTGATCCTCGTCGCCGGCTCGCTCGTGTGCGCCCTGTCCAGTTCGGCCACGCTTGTGATCGCGGGCCGTGTGCTGCAGGGCTTCGCCATGGGCTTCATCCCTGTCGCGATCTCCCTCGTGCGCGAGCTTTCTCCCGCGCACATGCGCAACACCGCGGTCGCGGGCGTCAGCGCCACTCTCGGCGTCGGAGGCGCGCTTGGCCTTCCGCTCGCGGCGTGGATCGCCCAGGACTATAACTGGCACATCCTGTTCTGGGTTGCCTTCGGCCTCGCCGCGGTCATGACCGTCGCCGTCGCCATCGTCATTCCACACATCCACGATGCGCACCCGGCCACGTTCGACGTCGTTGGGGCGATCGGGATCGCGGTCGGCCTCGTCGCGCTCCTCGTCGGCATCTCCAAGGGCAGCAGCTGGGGCTGGGACTCGGCCACGACGATCGGCTTCATCGCAGGCGGTCTCGTTGTGCTGCTCGTGTGGGGCTGGTACGAGCTTCGCCACCACGATCCGCTCGTCGACCTGCGCACGAGCGCCCAGCGTCCCATCCTCATGACCAACATCGCTGCGCTCCTCATCGGATTCGGCATGATGGCGATGTCTATCGTCATCCCGCAGCTGCTGCAGCTGCCCGTGGAGACCGGAAACGGGATGGGCCAGTCGGTCCTCGCCGCTGGCCTGTGGATGGCTCCCGGAGGCCTCATGATGATGGCCTTCGCGCCCGTTTCCGCCAAGATGCTCACCCGCTACGGAGGCCGCATCACCCTGTCCGTCGGCGCGTTCGTCATCGCGGGCGGCTACCTCGTCGCGATCCTGCTGATGAATGCCCCGTGGGAGCTGCTGGTCGCGTCCCTCATCATCTGCGCCGGCGTCGGCATCGGCTATGCGGCCATGCCCACGCTGATCCTCACCAACGCGCCGGAGGAGGAGGCCGCCTCGAGCGTGGGCGTCAACGCGCTCATGCGCTCCATGGGCACCACGATCGCGGGAGCCGTGATGGCCGCGATCCTGACTGGAAGCGCGATTGAACTCGGCAGCTCCGGTGTGTTCCTGCCCACCCAGTCCGCGTTCCACCTGTGCTTCATCATCGGGGCGATCGCTGCCGCCGCTGGTGCCTCGGTGGCGCTGCTCGCGCGGCCGTCTTCCAAGCGGGCCGACGCTGTTGAGGCCGCCGACGAGGAGCTCGTCGCCGCGCTCTCGTGA
- a CDS encoding polyphosphate kinase 2 family protein, producing the protein MAKKWDVFPSTTLRVGPDFRLDAFDAAATPGFSGDEKDASKIMAKHANALSDLQERLFADGRAGGTTSVLLVLQGMDTSGKGGIVRHVVGMVDPQGVQHRAFGKPTKEELAHHYLWRIRNALPVAGKIGVFDRSHYEDVLIVRVHNLVPGSPWAERYAEINAFEAEVAAAGTRIIKCAMLISPDEQKRRLGERLERPDKYWKFNPGDIDERAYWNEYQAVYQDMFDATSTDVAPWYAVPADNKWFARLVVGSLLFETLTKLNLGWPAADFDVEEQKRRLEDLRL; encoded by the coding sequence ATGGCCAAGAAGTGGGATGTGTTTCCCTCAACGACGCTGCGGGTTGGCCCGGACTTCCGGCTCGACGCCTTCGATGCCGCCGCGACTCCAGGGTTCTCCGGCGACGAGAAGGACGCCTCCAAGATCATGGCCAAGCACGCCAATGCGCTGAGCGACCTCCAGGAGCGGCTGTTCGCGGACGGCCGCGCGGGAGGCACGACGTCCGTGCTGCTCGTGCTGCAGGGCATGGACACGTCGGGCAAGGGCGGGATCGTGCGGCACGTGGTGGGCATGGTTGATCCGCAGGGCGTGCAGCACCGCGCGTTCGGCAAGCCCACCAAGGAGGAGCTCGCGCATCACTACCTGTGGCGCATCCGCAACGCGCTGCCCGTCGCGGGCAAGATCGGCGTATTCGACCGCTCCCACTACGAGGACGTGCTGATCGTGCGCGTGCACAACCTGGTGCCCGGATCGCCGTGGGCCGAGCGCTACGCGGAGATCAACGCGTTCGAGGCCGAGGTAGCCGCCGCGGGAACGCGCATCATCAAGTGCGCGATGCTCATCTCGCCGGACGAGCAGAAGAGACGGCTTGGAGAGCGCCTAGAGCGGCCGGACAAGTACTGGAAGTTCAACCCCGGCGACATCGACGAGCGCGCGTACTGGAACGAGTACCAGGCGGTGTACCAGGACATGTTCGATGCGACGAGCACCGACGTGGCGCCCTGGTACGCCGTTCCCGCGGACAACAAGTGGTTCGCTCGGCTCGTCGTTGGCTCGCTGCTATTCGAGACGCTCACCAAACTGAACCTCGGGTGGCCGGCCGCGGACTTCGACGTCGAGGAGCAGAAGCGGCGGCTAGAGGACCTGCGCCTCTAG